CcatgtcataatccttaagcaattcgagccatcttctctacctaagattcaactctctttgcttgaaaatttactacaggcttttatgatcggtgaaaatatccaaACGCACTCTATaaaaataatgacgccatatcttaagtgaaAAAACCACGGTTGTTGTAACGACccgattggtcgttatagtgctatTGACCCTTTTACCGTTGTTTACCCTTTCCCGAGGTAATCCGACAATTCTTAGTGTGATTTTTTGAAGTTGGAGCCTTATAGTTTAAAATGTTCGACCCAAAGTTAAcatttgggtaaacgaaccttttttgaaatttcgtctattttgagaggtccggatgaccgTTTGTAACTTGGTAGTGTGTTTGGTTAGGTTCCCAATGCAATTGGGTGCGTTTTGGGATGGGTTGGAAACTTGGCGTTAGGCCATTGGGGGTTTAATTGGTCAAATATACCTCctttggaaatttcgaggccacggatGAATTTGTAGCACGTTTTTATGTGCTtatgcatgtttgttttgtatctgtggggcctcgggtgatagttggATTTAGGGTTGGAGATTATTAAAAACCAATAAAATTCTAGTGTGGTGTGTATGCCGCAGCGACACCAGAACCGCTATAGCGAGGGACCAACTGTCGTAGCGAGCTTTGTGAGATTGTGGTGAATCGCCATAACGGACGTCTATCTGTTGTGGCGGATTCGCCTTAGCGGTTTGTGATCCGCCTTAGCGGGCTAGTTCTCCCCATAGCGTACCCGCTGCAGTAGAGGTCCGACCGCTGCAGTGGATGATAGGCagatttctattatttttctcaaGGTAAAACCTTTAAACCCTATCATTTCCCTTCATCACTTTCTAAGCACACTTTGGGAGAATTGATTAGCTTTTGGACTGAatcttcttggaggtaagatctatgaccctagacttcatcatttaccttcctagatccttaatccatgcttagaattactagaatcaaagtggagaagatgagtcttatgataaatttcttgaaatgggtttagacttctaaaatgGAAATTGACGGTGAAATTGACTAGTATGgccatagaatttgatgaattcatTGTTGTTAAGTTTATTTCTCTCATTATTAGTGATTAATTTAaggattgaagaattagggttcatacccaaatttgggggttttgctttaaatcaaaattaggcttaatcttgagttgttttagcaatTAATTAGTGgatttgatcacctagagcttgaattTCATGTTCCATCCTtcaatttcccgttttacccttgtgggtcgATTTCCCCAATTCCTTcggttagaatttgacctaactagaagtatagcaatatgggtgttgttattcgtggtttttaatatagaattcgattatgaataGACTGATTACTTGAAGGATCTACGAAAGGGCAAGGCCAAGGTGTGacggttcgtggctcctgttcggctTTCTCGGTAGTTTACagcttaccttttggttagacttcggttagcgaatcatatgtagagttagtgatttttgaagaaagcatgtaaaccttcggctATGGAGTTGGGATGTAATACtcaggttggtattgttgttgactatggcttGTCACCATATTGTGTTCTATTAAGTTGTTGCTTACTTGCGAGTTTTTGGCTTAtcgccacgtgattgattctagagttgatgcttagtgaCTACCTTATGTTTCAGAGAGCATATTTATCATGATTGAGGTTGTTGAAAAGGAAAAGTaaggttatgatattgatattgagattgagatatgtgtccatgtgtggcaccattgatttCATATATTCTTGTTAGtattgttatcatgcattcactcatttatacatatattgggatcgggttgcgTGCCACAACACTTACTTGGATTGAGTTGCACGTACCGCAAAACTGACCGGGATCGGGTTGCATGATCTGCAACATTGACtattggatcgggctgtacgcCATAGCAGGTACATGGACCTAGCGgtaccccatgggccatgactgtCGAGGCGACGAAATATTTAGCCTGAAGCGTGTGTGTAGCACtacatttgcattgcattcatctcatatttacaTATGGCATTATATTGGACTTGTTGGTTGATCTTTGGTGATACGTGTACTTGATAGTGGTTCTTGAGATTATGTTTCGGACTTATAGTAGATTTTGAGGTGATATACTAGAATTGGTAATTTGGTACTGGATTTGATACTTTGGACTGTGTTGAGTTatatctgattgtgagcatgtctactttttcagtctctttcttatgcatatgttatctaactgttgttggcctatgatgcctactcagtacttGTTATTGTATtgattctaccttgctgcattcttttctgagtgtaGAGTTCGTGACTTGTTCGACTTCCTCGCTTCGTGGCTGAGTCCCGATGCAATTCGGCTAAGAGTTTTCAAATACTCTTTAGCCGGCGAAGCAAGAGTTTGGTTTGAGAAGTTGCCCCACAATACTATTCATACGTGGGCAGAGTTGGTCGCCGTTTTTCTCAAGAAGTGGTTTCCTCTGAGCAAGAAAGCTGAAATCCATGATAAAATCTATGAGTTCAAACAGCTTTCGGGGGAGCAGTtatatgaagcttgggagagattcaaggagtatttgcagaagtCTCCAAATTATGGTTTTCCAGAGCATATATTGATAGAGAAGTTCTATAAAAGGTTGGATCCGTTGACACAAGCAGTCACGAATAATACAGCTGGTAGGTGTTTCATGGATAAGACATACCCTCGGATCACTCAGTTGCTTGATAAATTGACTACTCATAATAAAGCATGGCATTCGGGTGGTACTAGTGGCGTAGCATATGGGGCTCCAATGATCCATAAATTCATGAAAGAAAATCAAGAGACTCAGCGAACTTTAGCTCAGCTTGCAACCAATATTTCTTTGCTGACAAAGAGAATTGATGACAGAGAGGCGAAGAAGGCGAATGTTGTTGAAGAGGTCCAGGGAATTCCCAAGAGGATGTATCAAGTTCAAGATGGTCCTTATTAAAAGGGGCCTCCTATGCagtatgaagatgctaattatgagaataactctcaagggggttaccaaaggCAGAACTACCAAGGaggttatcagaatcagaatcagaaTTAATAGAGACCTCAATAGGGACAAGGTAAGTACAATAGCAACTATGGTGGCtcgaaccaagggaactacaacaacaacaacaattttggaaataggagttccaatccttatattctTCCAAAGGGTCAATCGAATGAACTAGAAAGTTCTAAGTTGGAGAGCATGCTTGAGAAGGTGCTAGACAACCAAGAGAAGTTTGATAAAATGTTGAAGGGTTTGACCGAAACTGTGGATTCTCACACTGCCTCCATCTAGAAGCTTGAGTCATAGATGAGAGATATTTCGAGAGAGAAACACCCTCCACAAAGGGGAGGCCtcctaagtgacactattcctaATCCCAAGAGTGGTGGAGGTAATTATATTGAGAAGTGTGCTGCCATTAGAACCCGAAGTGGGAAACTACTTCAAGATGTGGGTACAAAAGCAGCTGAAAAAATCCTACAGAAGAAGCAGAGATTGAGGCGCCATTTGAGGTGCCAAGTGAAGTTGAGGAAGTGCAAGTGGAAATTTCAAAAGTGATTGAATTTGATCCGGTGCTAGATGTTCCAAAGGCTCAAGATGTGAGTAGTAACAAAGGGAAGGATATGGTTACTAGGGCACTCAAGCCCTTGACCCAATTGATAAAATCATCACCTCCCTTTCCTTAGAGGTTAGTGAAAAAAACTGAGGATGCTAAGTGTCAGCGGTTCTATGATCAACTGAAGCAGCTgtcgatgaatattttgtttcTAGATACCTTCCAAGAAATGGCAGGTTTTGCAAAGTATTTAAAAGAGCTATTGACCAAGAAGAGACCGGTCGAGCATGACACAGTGAGTATGACTCATCGTGTTAGTTCTATCATATCTATAACCAGGGTTCAGAAGAAGGAGGATCCAGGTGCTTTTACTATTCCATGTTATGTTGGCCACCATGATTTTGCTTGTACTCTCTGTGAAAATGGGGCTAACATTAACCTAATGTCGCTTGCTATCTATAAGAAATCGTGGTTGGGAATGCCTAGACCTACTACCATGCGACTGTAGATGGCTGATAGATCCATAGAGAGGCCAGTTGGGGTTTTTGATAATGTGCTTGTTCAGGTTGGCGAATTCCTTCTACCGATAGATTTCATGATTCTTGATTGTGTTGTTGATCGAGATAtccctattattctggggagaccttttcTTGCTACGAGAAGGGCTCTTATGGATCCAGAGAAGAACGAGATCAAATTTCGTGTTAATGATGAAGATGTGACCTTTCAGGCCAGCAAGGGAATGAAACTACCGAGTGCTTCCGAAAGCATTTCGGTTATTGATGCTATAGATGTGATAGACGAGGCTGTTGAATTCAAGATGGAAGAATAGTGCCTTGGGGAGACGTTTTGTGGCTATACTAGTCAATTTTGATGTAGATAATATGAAGGGATATGTAGAGACTGTTAATTCGCTCGAAATATTGGGATATTATTCTTATCAGCCAAAATAGTTGTCTCTCGATATTGAGAATCGTAAAACACCTCCAGCAAAACCGTCGATTATTAagccaccaaagcttgagctCAAGCAGCTCCCAGCACATCTGAGGTATGAGTTTTTCGGTCCGGATAATACATTGCTGGTTATTTTTTCTGCTCTGCTGACTGATGAGCAGACAAAGAGGTTGCTACAAATTCTGAGAGAGTATCGGCGGGCTATAGGGTGGACCATTGCAGAAATTGGGGGTATTCCTTCTAGtatctgtgagcataaaattcaatTCGAGAAGGATAGCACACCGAGTGTCTAACATAAGAGGAGATTGAATCCACCTATGCAAGAGGTGGTCAAGAAAGAAATCattaagtggttagatgctggagtGGTTTACCCAATTGCCGATAGCAAATGGGTCAGCCCAGTTCAATGAATTCTGAAGAAGGGTGGCATCACAGCGGTGCCAAATGCgaagaatgagctgattccgaCAAGAACTATTATaggatggagagtgtgtatggattATCGAAAGCTGAACTCTGCGACATGTAACGACCACTTCCCTATCCCttttattgatcagatgcttgatcgaCTGGTGGGGCGGTCTTATTATTgcttcttggatgggtactctgGTTATAATCATATTAATATTACCTTGGAAGATCAGGCGAAGACTACCTTACgtgtccttatgggacctttgcgTTCAGCTGAATGCCATTCGGTCTTGGCAATGCACCTGCCACTTTCCAGCGTTGCATGATGTCTATCTTTTCAGATATGGTTGAGGACCTCTTGGAGGTCTTAATGGATGACTTTTCTGGTAGGAGTGATGCTCTTTCAGTAGAGGTTCCTAGTGTTTAAGTAATGAGATATATAATAGACATGATTGGTCTATACAAGGTGGGACTATTGAAAAAGGAATAGAAGTACCCACCATTATCACACAAGAAAAATTGTTTGAAGGCATAGAAGATGAATCTAGTGATGAAAGAAGCAAAAGAGTTCATCAAGAGCAAGTTTTTGATGATCTACCCAAAATTGAAGCGGAAATAATTAAGGGTCCAGATCCACATTTGACGTGCATGATTATGGATATTGAAGACGCAATCAATTTTGAGCCATTATCCGAGATTATATATTTTGAGGAGCATGAAAAATTATTTGTTGATGATACTACTCTATCACCTATTGAAAGGTCAACTAGAGTTGAATGGGCACACAAGACCAAGTACAAATCAATTGAAGAAGCAGATGATTTTAAATCAAGATGAGTTATTAAAGGatacaagaagaaaaaaaaatatgtttgtGATATTTTGAAGATGTTTAATGTGGATAAAGTCAAATTAACTTTGGATCTTGTTGAAGAGAAACTGAAGCTGACTAAAGATGGCACCCGCAAGTTTGTCGATGCTACATACTTCAGGAAATTGTTCGAGAGTCTGAGGTGGTTGACTTCTACAAGATATGATATTGTTCATAGTACTCTCAAGTTTGCAGATCTTGATTTAAGGGAGGCTATGTTGGAATTAAACCGAGATTAGTAATCCAAAGTTATTTAGGATTTGTTATTTGgtatttatttaattcatatCTAGTTAGTATTTATTTGTGTAGTTCATATTGAAATGGAATTTCTAGTCCTAGTCTATGTTGGTTTTCTAGTATTATAAATAGAGATGCTCTGTCACATATTTTCATTATAGTGAGATTCAAGAGTTCTGAGTTCTTAAGTAAATTCTCCTACCTTCTCTCTCTAGTTTGATAAATTTCTTTTATATAGACATTGTTGGATCTTTGACTTGTGCTTATATTATTCCTTTGAgtatttttatttccttcaaaattttgTTGAAACAACAAGATCGACAAGTTTATGTATAAGGGAAAGATAAGTAGCCAAGAGTCGAGTAAAAAAATTTGCGGCCCATTTTTAAACTCAGTTAAAAATATATCAATAACTTGACTATTGTAAAAATtatagagtcgccacctaatataTTGTTCTGGGAAATTAGGAAACTCATTTTCAAAGAAATTATTAAAACCTTAATATTTCGAAAACCAAAGAAAAGGGGTAAGGGTTCAAATGATTCCCttaggaaggtgttaggcatctcGGGAAATCCGCGAATGCGGTTTCCGGCGGATTTAAAATATTTTGTGGCTAAAATAGTGTAGTTTGTTTGTAAAACGGGAGTTTATAGTGGTTTTATTTAAAATCATTCTATTTAGTGCTTAGTTACTCTATTAATTCAATTAAACTTTTGTAATTCGGTTATTTTTGCAAAATGGTTATTACTTAAAGATAAATTGTAATGTCTATGCAATATTAGGATTTTGAATTAAACCTATCCATCCAAACTTCCAATTCATAGATTGGCAGACCTTATTTAATGACATGAAGATATAAGTTTGTGTTTAAATCATTTAGGGAAAATCACACAAATACAAGTTTTTAAGTAATTTAAAAGCATTAcaactattttaaaaaaaattacacaaaTACAATTTACTTCAATTTATTTACATAGTTTACAACTTTTTAGATTCTAAGTATCTTTGTAACACGTATTTTTTAGGATTTACTACTATTAATGCATATACTTTCTACTTTCTCTTTCTTTGAAATATGGAGAGGACATGAGATAGAATTAATGTAACtttccaaataaaacaaaattagatGAATACTATTTTTTAATAGACCTTTAAATCCGATATCTATCGTTTTGAAAAGATTCTTTTTTGTTTCCTTctctttattttttgttcttttacttTTCACTTGATGCATTTATTTTTTTAtgactaaaagaaattatttgaatatattaatattaagaaaagtacatgaaCATACAGTAATTATTATTCGCGCTTCAGCATAAAAACTATTCTTATAACTTTTTTTTAttgtacacatatatatgtgagtgtgtttatatatgtattttatttcattaaaatAGTTGATATACCAATGTTAAATGTTGCATATCGTATGCTTAATATTATATAATGTATACAATAGCACAATATACTTGATATTATATATCGTATATAATATTACAATATACttgatatattatttttgatGATATAAAAGTTACAAGAATAGTTTTCATGTTGAAGTGCGAATAATAGTTACGAATTAATATGAATATTCATGCACTTTCTTAATAGTAATACATTCAAATAATTCTAACAATTTCTTTTAGTTGGACAAGTTGGGTTTCAAACTCAGCCTTAAGgccaaaaacaaacaaacaaaaaaattttgctggaattttgcaaacctctgccttaaggcctaattttgggtaaaagtttgccttaaggcaaccAACTTATGCATGCGAATCCCAACTTCTGCCCTGCaaatcccaacttatgccttgcgatttttttttttgactgagcctaGATTCAAACCCAGGACCTCTGGGTgttaagcgaaggacaaatattaaagaccaccaatttgagggcaaaaattaaataccacccctTCAATCCGCACAAAAAACTGAAACAAAAGGTGTTTGGGCCTTGACTACACTGGGGAAATCTGTTTTCGGCCCATTTTGAAATAGCTCATAAGAACAAGCATTGGATTAGCAATTTTAGTCCCACTTCTTTGCATGCAATTTTGACTTTTCAAAATCACATCACTTCGACCCTGAAAATCATTTGAGCTTTTATTTTAGGGAAAGGAACAGAGAAAAGGATCACGATAGTACATTATCTTTGGGTTTGAACCCAAAATTATACATATTCTTTTAGATAGAGCATTAATAGTCCATtatttgcataagtggtgcacttttagtcaaattCCAAATATTTTGTTAAAAGTTTAACGAAAAAAGGGCAAAAATTCCCCTGAATTATGAGAAAAGGTTTAAACATACCCTTCATTCATCCATTTTGCTAAAAATACCCcccaattcaactttttggctcatttatgccgtTTGACTAACGGCCAAaactaaattttaaaaaaaattgatttaaatTACACATGGCATTTTATTactagaaaattgattttttttttaaaattttttggaAAATGGTTTTTTCCAGAATCAGgaaaaatgtttttctaaaacatgttttttttttttttgaaaaaaaaactggaaaacatgattttttaaattaaaatatctggatttttttttatatcaggaaaattgattttttttttgtctttaaaAAATTAGATTTCATGATTTTATTTTTAggacactttaaaaaaaaaaggaaaaagtggatttttttttttcaaaatctgaaaaactgaatttttataaaaatcttgaaaaaatgattttttttataaaaagtgTGGAAAAACCGTGTTTAAAAAACAAATCCAGAAAACTATtgttttaaatctagaagaaaactATTGAGTATtaattttgcacattttactttaaaaaatcagttttcatatttaaaaaatccaaattttaattaaaaaaaaaactaattttccATATTTAAAAAGGGTTTTCCAcctttttttacaaaaaaaagaaaaatcagttttccagatttaaaaaaattccacatttgtttataaaaatccaattttttcaGATTTAGAAAATTTGACTAGTAATAAAATGCCATgtgtaatttgtttttttttaatttagtgtTGACCGTTAGTCAAAGAGCATAAATGAGCTAAAAAGTTGAACTGAGGGGTATTTTTTACAAAATAGATGAATGAAGGTATTTTTAGACCCTTTCTAACAGATCAGAGGTATTTTTGCccttttttgttaaatttttaacAGAATATTTGGGAGTTAACTAAAAGtacaccacttatgcaaacataatggacTATTAATACTCCATGTAAAAGAACATGTATAGTTTTAGGTCCAAACCCAAAGATAATGTACTATTTTGATCTTTTTATCGAAAGGAACACCAATGTCCACCAGTACACACAAAATAATTACCCTTCTATGCCACCTTTATTTTCCTACCCCCAAGACTATTTATTTTTTCAGTCCATTATATCTTTGTTAGataattgtcttttttttttgttcatttatttttccccaaattatactactttttattttatttttttaccaTAATTTGATTCCATTTTTAATTCTAGctcctttctttttgtttttcttttctattttcatttttttaattcttcaattttatttaattattttatttttccttttttatctCCATAATTAAATTTCATTCATCTTTTTTGCTATTTTTATTTATTCATCTTTATAATTTCTACTGATTTTTATTTACTTTTCtcccttttctattttttttcttattttacattttttattCTTTATTCTCGTTCCTTttctaatttaattaattatttttttcctttttattcattCTTTTTCTCTCCATAATCTAActacattcatttttttttttggctccttTTTTCCCTCATAACCTAATTTCATTCACTTTTTATTGCTCATTTTCTTTATtcatctttttaaatttttgtgattttcattcacttttttctctttttttttactgGTATTTTCTTCATAACCTAATTCTATACACCTTTTGACtcctttatttttgttatttttcttctATATCAACAATAAAGataactaatatatatatatatatatattttttttctatattAATTATAAAAACAAACTTATTCTACCATAAAGTATACCAAATCAATAGCAGTTGAAGTATACTGtcgcattttttttatttttattaagcaAAGCTACCAGAaaggtggaaatttattgataaagaaaatatgtacatatcaatccaaaagtgattgatcaaataaataaaaacaacAGAAAGGAAAATCAACAAGTGGAAAATGGAAATACAGATTTTAGTTTAAAACAGACTATTAACAACTATTGATCTaagggccttgacttgataacatctatcacaccttcaaagtctcacaggtggcatgtttcaaatcagttgaatcattcttcaggccaCTTAAATATAGTTGTGATCTTCTGTACAAACCAACATCTGTATGGAATCAAAAACCACTCTCAACTTTGAACCATTGTCAAAAGAGCATGAATCCTAGCCTGGACATGTGTAGCATCCATATCAAGAAATGACACCTTAATATAGTTACTGTATCTGTCCATGCTAGTTCAGACAACATTTGAATATGACTTTTCTACATATCTTGCTTATCAGCCTGGTGATCTTTCAAAAGCTGTACTTTTCTTTCAATGTTCAAACTATCCAGCTTAATCCTTTGCATGAAACCAGGTCTCTATGACACTTGATCCATAATTAGAACAGTCTGGTACTTAGATCATGGACATCACACCATTTatattaaggaatgagcatgccaagcacactgataccaccctaatacaGATGCTGCAAATACTCACAATCAGTTGGCAAACAGTACTCAGTAATAGTTACAATTATGTTGTCAATCTGGTGCTTTGTcttgaagggttcttattctcaagtttggaattcctctcttctccatattcagaatcctcttagcttgacttggcaattcctgaaaattatgaaactgaactgaacctgcaaaaacaaaaaccaagttagttaaaaaatctgcaagcccatttccttctctatgtatatgctccacagaTACTATTTGATCATCCATCatcctcttgatatcatccacCAACATTGAAATGCTCCAAGGGACCTCCAATtcagcatttaaaatcttcttcatggtcatggaatcaGTCTCTATGATCAATGGAAAAAGCTGCTTTTCCTCACAGTATCTCAGTCCCATTATAATACTGTCGCATTATACTATGATACTCAAATGATATTTATCATATACTGATAGGGTATAATAGAAGACTGGGTCATTCCTATAAAATCACTTCTTAgccctctatgatacccacatagTATGTATTATATACTGGCAtgggtatcatggaggactggaCCATTCATTCCTTCGACAAAAacactcagtcctctatgataccaaaaCTGGTATAGATCATATATTGACATGGTAGCATAGATGGCAGATTCAATCCTTAAAAATACTATAATCCTCTATAATGCTCACATGGTATATGTCATATAATAATAAGGTATCATAAAAGACTGGTTCATTCCTTCAAAAGAAAACACTCCTAAGTCCTCTAGGATACCATATGATATTTATCATATACTAATagagtatcatggaggactattTCATTTCTTCTAGATAAACTTTGTAAACGATTCGCTTTTTACGTGGTGTTAATgcataaaagctattatgaactcgttggtgctctttcagacttatTTTTTGAAAAGAGTCGCtgcctaatttttaggaaaatgggggggggggggggggggaggggggaggaggggtgggtgggtgggggggggtgggtgaagggtttattcaaatacagtgaaaaatccttcgtaatccaaagttctagggaagggttctggtgatcccctagggaaggtgttaggcaccccagtattaaggatccatagaatacggttgaccttcgagcttca
The nucleotide sequence above comes from Lycium barbarum isolate Lr01 chromosome 3, ASM1917538v2, whole genome shotgun sequence. Encoded proteins:
- the LOC132630697 gene encoding uncharacterized protein LOC132630697; translation: MRDISREKHPPQRGGLLSDTIPNPKSGGEEAEIEAPFEVPSEVEEVQVEISKVIEFDPVLDVPKAQDRLVKKTEDAKCQRFYDQLKQLSMNILFLDTFQEMAGFAKYLKELLTKKRPVEHDTVSMTHRVSSIISITRVQKKEDPGAFTIPCYVGHHDFACTLCENGANINLMSLAIYKKSWLGMPRPTTMRL